The proteins below are encoded in one region of Sulfolobus islandicus Y.N.15.51:
- the nagA gene encoding N-acetylglucosamine-6-phosphate deacetylase has product MNKCIRGLEIITPLESFRDDIIISGGKIRKIGSEVCNEEIKIEKGKYVVPGLIDIHTHGIGGILVNDVKSVESYEKLTKYYYSHGVTTFIPSTISENVEKLISIAGILNEAKSIGIHLEGPIMNPNRAGAHKFFTRFNERILEISKLFKIKRITVAPEILSDRELETLVDNFQVSLGHTDANSDDTRRAIGFGASSVTHLFNAMRPFHHRDPGIIGVSLTSPIYTEVIPDLVHVNEITINIISKLKGNNTILVSDSLQAAGLGEGEFLLYGEKIICNKACFEGNNKLVGSNITLDEGVRRVSKVVGLKEAIKYATYSPASLLNIDDIGQISRGYVADLVILDENLNVLMTLKSGSVVFSIFKK; this is encoded by the coding sequence GTGAACAAGTGCATTAGAGGGTTAGAGATAATAACACCATTAGAAAGTTTTAGAGATGATATAATAATATCCGGTGGAAAAATAAGAAAAATTGGAAGTGAAGTATGTAATGAGGAAATAAAGATAGAGAAAGGCAAGTATGTAGTACCTGGGTTAATTGACATTCACACCCATGGTATAGGAGGAATTCTAGTGAATGACGTTAAGAGTGTTGAAAGTTATGAAAAATTGACAAAATACTACTATTCACATGGCGTAACGACTTTCATTCCATCTACAATTTCTGAGAATGTTGAAAAATTGATTAGCATAGCGGGAATTCTGAATGAAGCTAAAAGTATTGGAATACACCTTGAAGGACCTATAATGAATCCGAATAGAGCTGGGGCACATAAATTCTTCACTAGATTCAATGAAAGAATTTTAGAAATTTCGAAACTATTTAAAATTAAGAGGATTACTGTAGCACCCGAGATTCTGAGTGATAGAGAATTGGAGACCCTCGTAGACAACTTTCAGGTTTCTTTAGGTCATACAGATGCTAACTCAGATGATACCAGAAGAGCTATAGGCTTTGGTGCATCATCAGTTACGCATTTGTTTAATGCGATGAGGCCATTTCATCATAGAGACCCTGGAATAATTGGTGTATCGTTGACTTCTCCAATATACACTGAAGTAATACCAGATTTAGTGCATGTTAATGAAATTACAATAAATATTATAAGTAAGTTAAAAGGAAATAATACAATATTAGTATCAGATTCCTTACAAGCTGCAGGGTTAGGCGAAGGTGAATTTTTACTTTATGGCGAAAAAATTATCTGTAATAAGGCTTGTTTTGAAGGTAATAACAAGCTTGTAGGTAGTAACATAACTTTAGATGAAGGTGTAAGAAGGGTTAGTAAAGTTGTTGGATTGAAAGAGGCAATTAAATATGCAACGTATTCTCCAGCATCCTTACTTAACATAGATGATATAGGACAGATATCTAGGGGCTATGTTGCAGATTTAGTTATATTGGACGAAAACCTTAACGTGTTGATGACGTTAAAAAGTGGCAGTGTAGTCTTCTCAATTTTTAAAAAATAA
- a CDS encoding ABC transporter ATP-binding protein has product MGLMELKKISVVFEDKVGLFRKRRFHALKDISLSINQGDLLIVLGESGAGKTTLGRVIVGLQKSTSGEVIYDGYNIWKNKRKIFKKYRKDVQLIPQDPYSTLPFNKTVEEILTAPILRWEKINKDELRKRLVNLLELVKLTPAGEFLSKYPHQLSGGQKQRLNIARSLSVDPKIIVADEPVTMVDASLRIGILNTLAEIKNRLNLTMVFITHDIPIARYFYHLFNKGNAIVMFAGRIVESGDLEEILKDSLHPYTMDLIKLTPSIDNLYREVDVKINYERVEKGCPYKLRCPFAMDICNNEEPGLFRYSHDVACFLYGKVKESEQVH; this is encoded by the coding sequence ATGGGTCTAATGGAGCTTAAGAAAATTTCAGTAGTTTTTGAAGATAAGGTTGGATTGTTCAGAAAGCGGCGATTCCATGCTTTAAAGGATATATCTTTGAGCATAAATCAAGGGGATCTACTTATAGTATTAGGTGAAAGTGGAGCTGGTAAAACTACTTTAGGACGAGTAATTGTCGGTTTACAAAAATCAACCTCTGGTGAAGTAATTTATGATGGATATAACATCTGGAAGAATAAGAGAAAAATATTTAAGAAATATAGAAAGGATGTTCAACTAATTCCTCAAGACCCCTACTCAACACTTCCCTTTAATAAGACTGTGGAAGAGATCTTAACAGCTCCCATATTACGTTGGGAAAAGATCAACAAAGATGAGCTAAGAAAGCGTTTAGTTAACTTATTGGAATTAGTAAAATTGACACCTGCAGGGGAGTTTTTGAGTAAATATCCCCATCAACTTTCAGGCGGACAGAAGCAAAGGCTTAATATAGCTAGAAGTCTTTCAGTAGACCCTAAGATAATAGTTGCCGATGAACCCGTAACTATGGTTGACGCTTCTTTGAGGATTGGTATACTAAATACACTAGCTGAAATAAAGAATAGACTCAATCTCACAATGGTGTTCATTACTCATGATATCCCAATAGCCAGATACTTTTATCATCTATTTAACAAGGGTAATGCAATAGTAATGTTTGCTGGTAGAATTGTAGAGAGTGGAGATTTGGAGGAAATACTGAAGGACTCATTACATCCTTATACAATGGACTTGATAAAACTTACACCATCTATCGATAACCTATATAGGGAAGTGGACGTTAAGATAAATTACGAAAGGGTAGAAAAAGGATGTCCGTATAAGTTAAGATGTCCATTTGCAATGGATATATGTAATAATGAAGAGCCTGGATTATTTAGATACTCCCATGACGTTGCTTGTTTCCTATATGGCAAGGTGAAGGAAAGTGAACAAGTGCATTAG
- a CDS encoding glycoside hydrolase family 116 protein, which translates to MHTYINRSVNKKLVMKIEKYFGVPLGGIGTGKINFYPDLTIDDITILNNWSNPLRRIRGFHILTFLDGEPIFLQTNPGKNVETPPRYTYIKDMEMSVEFPVIKYSTPFAEIEVYSILRKNDIKNSSLPALKFKIKGKGRFAISYPNIVGSKRAGRTNEGYKGKLNGVIMRNEKALNSDPAYGEIFLGCVGCKVITNFAYYKPAKVGMTEDITYFYNLEEYDEKYIIRPYAREEIGGIIYKDVNEEETFILSWFFNGRPHHYPYGHYYENFFKDSIDVAEYTLKLGPDLGIEEKVEWLKEALVNSLYILTSNTWLTKDGRFAVYEDPYISKLMNTIGSMTFDGLGFTLLELYRDLVISADNHLVNYINNGEAPHDIGEESIEDPIYGASYPYWWTDLGPTLVLMLYRDYIFTSDRGILEKNYNKIKEIIDWLIRKDMDNDCIPDSKGGYDNSYDGTHMYGASSYVASMFLSALAAFIKISEILDIKIDTKYYRFLECGKKTFNSLWNGKYFVLWKKNDEENRSCLNSQLLGQFWCDILGLPPITDNDKINTALRSIYELNFRASKYCLTNAVKEDRDIDTSTGQLRSCWPRVSFAVAAHMILRGMVKEGMEVAKREWETIKELNPFDQSSRIDAIEGKYVGLMSYIGSTSVWLVKLALDKLR; encoded by the coding sequence ATGCATACCTATATAAATAGAAGTGTAAATAAAAAATTAGTGATGAAGATAGAGAAGTATTTTGGTGTACCTTTAGGTGGAATAGGGACAGGGAAGATAAACTTCTACCCAGATCTTACGATTGATGATATAACTATTCTAAACAACTGGTCAAATCCACTTAGAAGAATAAGGGGTTTTCACATATTAACATTTCTAGATGGGGAACCTATTTTTCTTCAAACTAATCCTGGAAAAAACGTGGAAACACCCCCTCGATATACTTACATTAAGGATATGGAGATGTCGGTAGAGTTCCCAGTTATTAAGTATTCAACGCCTTTTGCTGAAATAGAAGTATATTCAATTTTAAGGAAAAATGATATTAAGAATTCTTCTCTCCCAGCATTAAAGTTTAAAATAAAAGGAAAAGGAAGATTTGCAATTTCTTATCCAAATATAGTTGGTAGTAAGAGAGCTGGAAGAACAAATGAGGGCTATAAGGGAAAGTTAAATGGTGTTATAATGAGAAATGAAAAAGCCTTAAACTCCGATCCTGCTTATGGAGAAATTTTCTTGGGATGTGTTGGCTGTAAGGTTATAACAAATTTCGCCTACTATAAGCCAGCTAAGGTTGGAATGACTGAAGATATCACCTATTTTTATAATTTGGAAGAATATGATGAAAAATATATAATAAGACCTTATGCTAGAGAGGAAATAGGGGGTATCATATATAAAGATGTGAATGAAGAAGAAACGTTTATCCTTTCATGGTTTTTCAACGGAAGACCTCATCATTATCCATATGGGCATTACTACGAGAACTTCTTTAAAGATTCGATAGATGTTGCAGAATACACTCTTAAGTTAGGACCAGATTTAGGTATAGAGGAAAAAGTAGAGTGGCTAAAGGAAGCTTTGGTAAATAGTTTGTACATCCTAACCTCAAATACTTGGTTAACTAAAGATGGCAGATTTGCCGTATATGAAGATCCTTACATTAGTAAATTAATGAACACCATTGGTTCTATGACCTTTGACGGCCTCGGATTTACCCTTTTAGAGCTTTATAGAGATTTAGTGATATCAGCCGACAATCATTTAGTGAACTATATAAATAATGGGGAAGCACCCCATGATATCGGAGAGGAAAGTATTGAAGATCCAATTTACGGTGCGTCATATCCATATTGGTGGACTGACTTGGGACCAACCTTAGTCTTAATGCTATACAGAGACTATATATTTACTTCTGATAGGGGAATTTTAGAGAAAAATTATAATAAAATAAAGGAGATAATTGATTGGCTCATAAGAAAGGATATGGATAACGATTGTATACCTGACTCAAAGGGTGGTTACGACAATTCTTATGATGGAACTCATATGTATGGAGCCTCATCCTATGTTGCATCAATGTTCCTTTCAGCACTAGCTGCATTTATTAAAATATCTGAAATACTAGACATTAAGATTGACACTAAATATTATAGATTTTTAGAGTGTGGCAAGAAGACATTTAACTCATTATGGAATGGAAAATATTTCGTTTTGTGGAAGAAGAACGATGAGGAAAACAGATCGTGCCTAAACTCACAATTACTAGGTCAATTCTGGTGTGATATTTTGGGATTACCGCCTATTACTGATAATGATAAGATAAACACAGCTTTGAGAAGTATTTATGAGCTGAACTTTAGAGCTTCTAAATACTGTTTAACCAATGCAGTGAAGGAAGATAGAGACATAGATACTTCAACAGGTCAACTTAGATCATGTTGGCCTAGAGTTTCCTTTGCAGTAGCGGCACATATGATATTAAGGGGTATGGTTAAGGAGGGAATGGAAGTAGCGAAAAGGGAATGGGAAACGATTAAGGAGCTCAACCCTTTTGATCAATCTTCTAGAATAGACGCAATAGAAGGAAAGTATGTAGGGTTAATGTCATATATAGGAAGTACTTCGGTTTGGCTAGTGAAATTAGCTTTGGATAAGCTACGTTAA
- a CDS encoding ABC transporter permease, producing the protein MMQNKLFEYFQLVWKNKKSRAGFIITVFYILIAVFGEIIFPRTYSLHPSSTTIFMPPQLSNFYLIFGTGPFAESILVQIVQGAKSVIEVSFLAGLFATLIGIAVGIVAGYLGGIIDDILMGITDIVLTLPSIILLIVVVSAFKTSNLIILSLILSITSWAGLARAVRSQVLVIRNSPTIEVLRVLGLSKGYIIFREVVPTLGSYIIIHYIFNVEAAVYAEVGLYYLGVLPYNPNNWGAMIQQALSYGAALGGKAIYYLAFPTLAIVGFMSGLILLSYGIDEISNPRIRRS; encoded by the coding sequence ATGATGCAGAATAAATTATTCGAGTATTTCCAGCTTGTATGGAAGAACAAAAAATCTAGGGCAGGATTTATTATAACTGTATTTTATATTTTAATCGCAGTGTTTGGAGAAATTATATTTCCTAGGACGTACTCTTTACACCCTAGCTCAACTACTATATTCATGCCACCACAATTATCAAACTTTTATCTAATCTTTGGGACTGGTCCATTTGCTGAAAGCATATTAGTGCAAATCGTTCAAGGCGCTAAGTCAGTAATTGAGGTAAGTTTCTTAGCTGGCCTATTCGCTACACTAATAGGGATAGCTGTAGGGATAGTGGCAGGCTATCTAGGTGGAATAATTGATGATATACTCATGGGAATAACTGATATTGTACTAACTTTACCTAGTATAATATTATTAATTGTAGTAGTAAGCGCTTTCAAGACTAGTAATCTAATTATCCTTTCTCTGATATTGAGTATAACTAGTTGGGCTGGATTAGCTAGAGCTGTAAGATCTCAAGTTCTAGTAATTAGAAATTCCCCGACAATAGAAGTATTAAGAGTATTGGGATTGTCTAAGGGGTATATCATATTTAGGGAAGTAGTTCCAACCTTGGGTTCATATATTATAATACACTATATATTTAACGTAGAAGCCGCGGTTTACGCGGAAGTAGGATTATACTACTTGGGAGTATTACCCTATAACCCAAATAATTGGGGAGCAATGATACAACAAGCACTTTCCTATGGAGCAGCTCTAGGTGGGAAGGCAATATATTATCTAGCCTTTCCCACACTTGCAATTGTAGGCTTTATGAGTGGTCTAATATTGCTAAGTTACGGAATTGATGAAATATCTAATCCTAGGATAAGAAGATCATAA
- a CDS encoding ABC transporter substrate-binding protein, with protein MRKELVLELGIIFSIFVMLSSMSGILIASSASSVFPSTLYLGWYNSNVGTFSSFATYNPNIFAGGLGGAFYGLLYAYSALINVTNGQAIPVIVTSWNFSPSNWQQIWQTKPINVTLVIRNDTGWSNGQHLTAYDLMATCLILDMFGAPPFPNYTVVNNYTLIETWPNDTLSPILFTNTLINTVGLGEVAIIIPYQVWKPIIAQILGNWTKIQNTSNMNLARQIIKNIRSEITHFRPNPTTYPYSGPFYLSQLSSNEIVLNKNPYYYNAKYIPFNQIVVYQYGQADLAAAAITGGQVSLDWSGLTGLSPTQLESLPTTLEVIKIPQPFGWGLAFNLKNPWLRDYQVRAAIAYILNRTAIAAVGGPLTAPVTIPNAIPNVSYYSFMASPQYYSSLNPYNINLTKAAQLLESVGFYQKSGMWYTPNGTPFTLTIGAGAPPTQALSMMEEVQKELQQFGINVQLHIYTVVSQWHQAWQNGTGYDLWFENWGSSYSPGTAPWSLVLSYFGGYPWNVTQWNENLTLPNGTVIDFHKLLEETESPNSTQQLIQSNQQLSYYMNQYLLPILPLVEIENYVIVNPSLLIAAPPANSWIWSEAQYGIGGTAMMQALIDYWYVPLYKSTIVTATTTSVTTTTVPTTLTTTTTSVATTTTSVVTTSVTTTTVTTTSSSIIPIVAAVIIIIIVIIAIVVFLMRRR; from the coding sequence ATGCGAAAGGAATTAGTATTAGAACTAGGGATAATATTCTCAATATTTGTAATGCTTTCTTCAATGAGTGGTATATTGATAGCCAGTTCAGCATCTTCTGTATTCCCATCAACACTTTACCTAGGATGGTATAATTCCAACGTGGGAACATTTTCCTCATTTGCGACATATAACCCTAATATATTCGCGGGAGGATTAGGTGGGGCTTTTTACGGTTTACTGTACGCATATTCTGCTTTAATTAACGTTACTAACGGACAAGCAATTCCAGTGATAGTAACTTCTTGGAACTTCTCCCCCTCAAATTGGCAACAAATTTGGCAGACTAAACCAATAAATGTCACATTAGTTATTAGAAATGATACTGGATGGAGTAATGGGCAACACCTAACAGCTTATGATCTTATGGCAACGTGTTTAATACTAGATATGTTTGGTGCGCCTCCATTCCCAAATTACACTGTAGTTAATAATTATACGCTGATAGAAACTTGGCCCAATGATACCTTATCACCAATATTATTTACTAATACACTAATTAATACGGTAGGCTTAGGGGAAGTTGCTATTATAATACCCTATCAGGTTTGGAAACCTATAATTGCTCAAATACTAGGTAATTGGACGAAAATACAAAACACTAGCAATATGAACCTTGCGCGACAGATAATTAAGAATATTCGATCAGAAATTACTCATTTTAGACCCAATCCTACAACATATCCGTATAGTGGTCCATTCTACCTATCACAACTGTCATCTAATGAAATAGTACTGAATAAGAATCCCTATTACTATAACGCCAAATATATACCATTTAACCAAATAGTAGTGTATCAATATGGACAAGCAGATTTAGCAGCAGCTGCAATAACTGGGGGCCAAGTTTCTCTGGACTGGTCGGGTTTGACTGGATTATCACCAACCCAACTAGAGAGTTTGCCAACTACGCTTGAGGTTATCAAAATACCTCAACCCTTCGGTTGGGGTTTGGCATTCAATTTGAAGAATCCTTGGCTAAGAGACTATCAAGTTAGGGCTGCAATTGCATATATTCTAAATAGGACTGCAATAGCAGCAGTGGGTGGTCCTTTAACAGCACCAGTTACCATCCCTAATGCAATTCCCAACGTGTCATACTATTCATTCATGGCATCTCCGCAATACTATTCATCGTTAAATCCATATAATATAAATTTAACGAAGGCTGCGCAACTACTTGAAAGTGTAGGGTTCTATCAGAAATCTGGAATGTGGTACACTCCTAACGGGACACCATTTACTTTAACTATAGGTGCAGGTGCGCCACCAACACAAGCCTTATCTATGATGGAGGAGGTTCAGAAAGAATTACAACAATTTGGAATTAATGTACAATTACATATATATACTGTAGTTAGCCAGTGGCATCAAGCATGGCAAAATGGTACTGGCTACGATTTATGGTTTGAGAATTGGGGTAGTTCATATTCTCCGGGCACTGCACCATGGAGTTTAGTGCTTTCATATTTTGGAGGATACCCATGGAATGTTACCCAATGGAATGAAAATCTTACACTTCCTAATGGTACTGTAATTGACTTCCATAAATTACTCGAGGAAACTGAGTCTCCTAATAGTACACAACAGCTAATACAATCTAATCAGCAGTTATCATACTATATGAACCAATATTTACTTCCAATTTTACCTCTAGTTGAGATTGAGAATTACGTCATCGTCAATCCTTCACTTCTTATTGCAGCTCCACCTGCCAATTCATGGATATGGTCGGAGGCACAATACGGTATAGGTGGTACTGCAATGATGCAAGCTCTAATAGATTATTGGTATGTTCCATTATACAAGAGTACCATAGTTACTGCAACTACGACCTCTGTGACTACAACTACTGTTCCTACTACTTTAACTACGACAACCACGTCTGTAGCTACGACAACCACTTCTGTGGTCACTACTTCTGTGACTACAACTACAGTTACAACGACATCATCTTCAATTATTCCAATTGTTGCTGCTGTAATTATTATCATTATCGTTATTATTGCAATTGTGGTATTCTTGATGAGAAGGAGATAG
- a CDS encoding ABC transporter permease produces the protein MNNKWLIRRLASVIVAIFATIVISWALLEFSPYSPANYIMQFINPQEFAQKPELYSSLIDYLNTLRPHGNPLISAADYIWNTLHGNLGFSIISNVPVAQLIAVALPWTLFIVVTSLLISFFLGIRIGQKLGYMRGTKTDSISTVSLSILRSVPIYIYAVLLIYILAFTYHIFPTGGAYSVNVTPGFNLPFIASVLYHAFLPIFTLTIVNLVGWILQMRANTIYVLGEDFVNFAEVSGIKKDIIEKKFIGKNAILPLYTSLVIAIGFSFSGSVFVEQTFSYPGVGNLLINSITSNDYPTEMGVFIIIIVAVIVGNLIADLTYSFLDPRAKVGEE, from the coding sequence ATGAATAATAAATGGCTGATTAGGAGACTGGCATCGGTAATTGTTGCGATATTTGCTACAATAGTCATAAGCTGGGCCTTATTGGAGTTTTCTCCCTACTCTCCCGCAAATTACATCATGCAATTCATAAATCCACAAGAATTTGCTCAAAAACCTGAACTATATAGTTCACTCATAGATTATTTAAACACTCTCAGACCCCATGGGAATCCGTTAATTAGCGCTGCGGATTACATTTGGAATACGTTACATGGAAATTTGGGCTTCTCGATAATAAGCAACGTACCAGTGGCTCAACTGATTGCAGTTGCGTTACCTTGGACCTTATTCATCGTAGTAACATCTCTTCTAATAAGTTTCTTCCTTGGGATAAGAATAGGCCAGAAACTAGGGTATATGAGGGGGACTAAGACCGATTCCATATCTACCGTTTCGCTATCGATCTTAAGATCTGTACCAATTTACATCTATGCCGTATTACTTATTTACATACTTGCGTTCACATACCATATCTTCCCCACGGGGGGTGCTTACAGCGTAAATGTAACTCCAGGATTTAATCTTCCCTTCATAGCTAGCGTGTTGTATCATGCATTTTTACCAATATTCACATTGACCATAGTAAATTTAGTAGGATGGATCTTACAGATGAGGGCAAACACAATATATGTACTTGGCGAAGATTTCGTAAACTTTGCTGAAGTCTCTGGAATTAAGAAGGATATAATAGAAAAGAAGTTTATTGGAAAAAATGCAATACTGCCCCTATACACTAGCTTAGTCATAGCAATAGGATTTTCCTTTAGTGGGTCAGTATTCGTAGAGCAGACATTTTCCTACCCCGGAGTAGGAAACTTACTAATCAACTCCATAACCTCTAATGACTATCCCACTGAAATGGGAGTATTCATCATAATAATTGTAGCAGTAATTGTAGGTAATTTAATCGCAGACTTGACATATTCGTTCTTAGATCCTAGAGCTAAGGTAGGTGAAGAATAA
- a CDS encoding ABC transporter ATP-binding protein, which yields MILEVYNLNVIYDEGNNRIVRAANDVSFGVEKGEVLGIIGESGSGKSTLISAILRAIRPPGKVVSGKVIFSGIDLFAIPIDEFRKLLWKEISYVPQASQNALNPVLPVSETFYYIAMSHGEADKKSVIERARELLKLVSLDPNRVLSMYPFQLSGGMRQRVMIALSLLLNPKLILMDEPASALDMLNQELLLKLIKTINQELGVTIIYVTHDILNIAQIANRLLVMYKGYVMEEYKTEDIIKNPLNPYTSLLVSSIPSLKGEVKIINVPLEESLVLKEKGCPFLSRCPKAFGRCKEELPEIRLVRDRKVRCHLYGSNGA from the coding sequence ATGATATTAGAAGTTTATAATCTGAATGTGATTTATGATGAGGGTAATAACAGGATTGTAAGGGCGGCAAATGATGTCAGTTTTGGAGTTGAAAAGGGTGAAGTTCTTGGAATTATTGGTGAAAGTGGCTCTGGTAAGTCTACACTCATTAGCGCTATACTTAGAGCTATAAGACCCCCAGGTAAAGTAGTCTCTGGGAAAGTAATCTTTAGTGGTATTGATTTATTTGCTATTCCTATAGACGAGTTTAGAAAATTATTGTGGAAAGAAATTTCATATGTCCCCCAAGCTAGTCAGAATGCCTTAAATCCGGTTTTACCGGTTAGTGAGACTTTCTATTATATAGCAATGAGTCACGGAGAAGCAGATAAGAAAAGTGTAATTGAGAGAGCAAGGGAATTATTGAAATTAGTGAGTTTAGATCCTAATCGTGTTCTTAGCATGTATCCATTCCAATTATCTGGTGGTATGAGACAGAGGGTTATGATAGCGTTAAGCCTTCTCCTAAATCCTAAGTTAATATTAATGGACGAGCCGGCAAGTGCGTTAGATATGCTTAATCAAGAATTATTATTAAAGTTGATAAAAACTATAAATCAAGAATTAGGAGTTACAATAATTTATGTAACGCATGATATACTTAATATAGCTCAAATAGCTAATAGATTGTTGGTTATGTATAAAGGCTATGTCATGGAAGAGTATAAAACTGAGGATATCATTAAAAATCCATTAAACCCATATACATCATTATTAGTGTCCTCGATTCCTTCCTTAAAAGGAGAAGTGAAGATCATCAACGTTCCCTTAGAGGAATCATTAGTGTTAAAAGAAAAAGGTTGTCCTTTTCTAAGTAGGTGTCCCAAAGCTTTCGGAAGATGCAAAGAAGAATTACCGGAGATTCGTTTAGTAAGAGATAGAAAGGTAAGGTGTCACTTATATGGGTCTAATGGAGCTTAA
- a CDS encoding mandelate racemase/muconate lactonizing enzyme family protein produces the protein MTKISEIEAYILGKEITSAQWASLMILVKVTTSDGRVGWGETVSALRAEAVANFVKKINTVLKGSDVFNVEKNKLEWYKHDFNMTISLESTTAYSAVDIASWDVIGKEWGAPLYKLLGGKTRDKILVYANGWYQNCVMPEDFADKAKEVVKKGYKALKFDPFGPYFNDISKRGLDMAEERVKAVREAVGDNVDILIEHHGRFNANSAIMIAKKLEKYNPLFMEEPVHPEDMEGLKKYRANTSLRIALGERIINKHQALHFMKEGLVDFLQADLYRIGGVTETKKVVGIAEVFDVLMAFHNAQGPILNAATLQFDAFIPNFLIQESFYDWFPSWKRELIYDGTPVDNGYAIIPERPGLGVEVNEKVLESLKVKGEEYFNPEEPVWVVKGTWKNY, from the coding sequence ATGACAAAGATTTCGGAAATTGAAGCGTATATTTTAGGTAAGGAGATTACGAGCGCCCAATGGGCGTCATTAATGATACTGGTAAAGGTTACAACAAGCGATGGTAGAGTAGGCTGGGGAGAAACTGTAAGCGCGTTGAGAGCCGAAGCTGTGGCAAATTTTGTAAAGAAGATAAATACTGTATTAAAAGGAAGTGACGTATTTAACGTGGAAAAGAACAAGCTAGAATGGTACAAGCATGATTTCAATATGACCATCTCCTTAGAGTCTACAACAGCCTATAGTGCAGTAGATATAGCGTCCTGGGATGTAATTGGAAAAGAATGGGGAGCTCCATTATATAAATTGCTTGGAGGAAAAACGAGAGATAAAATACTTGTCTACGCAAATGGATGGTATCAAAATTGCGTTATGCCAGAGGACTTTGCGGATAAGGCCAAAGAAGTCGTAAAAAAGGGGTACAAGGCTTTGAAATTCGATCCATTTGGCCCATACTTTAACGATATTTCAAAGAGAGGTCTAGATATGGCTGAGGAGAGGGTAAAGGCTGTTAGGGAGGCTGTAGGTGATAATGTGGATATTTTAATAGAGCATCACGGTAGGTTTAATGCAAATTCAGCAATAATGATAGCGAAAAAGTTAGAGAAGTATAATCCATTGTTTATGGAGGAACCAGTTCACCCTGAGGATATGGAAGGGCTTAAAAAATATAGGGCTAATACGAGCTTAAGGATTGCATTAGGTGAGAGGATAATCAATAAACATCAAGCTTTGCACTTTATGAAAGAGGGATTGGTTGACTTCTTACAAGCTGATCTATACAGAATTGGTGGAGTTACCGAGACTAAGAAAGTAGTGGGAATTGCTGAAGTCTTTGACGTACTGATGGCTTTCCACAATGCTCAAGGTCCGATATTAAATGCTGCAACACTACAATTTGATGCATTTATTCCCAACTTCTTAATACAAGAGTCCTTCTATGATTGGTTCCCAAGTTGGAAGAGGGAGCTAATATATGATGGTACCCCAGTTGATAATGGATATGCAATAATACCGGAAAGACCAGGTTTGGGAGTTGAGGTAAACGAGAAAGTGTTAGAGAGTTTAAAGGTTAAGGGTGAGGAATACTTTAATCCAGAGGAACCGGTGTGGGTAGTTAAAGGAACGTGGAAGAATTACTAG